One genomic window of Camelina sativa cultivar DH55 chromosome 5, Cs, whole genome shotgun sequence includes the following:
- the LOC104784843 gene encoding protein ARABIDILLO 1-like has protein sequence MSRRVRRKLEEGNGKDKVVLPSYPETSDEDLVVVAPEILLHGFVDWTSLPYDTVIQLFTCLNYRDRASLASTCKTWRGLGASSCLWSSLDLRAHKFGATMAASLASRCVNLHKLRFRGIESADSLIHLKARNLLEVSGDYCRKITDATLSMIVARHEALESLQLGPDFCEKITSDAIKAVAFCCPKLKKLRLSGIRDVTSEAIEALAKHCPRLTDLGFLDCLNIDEEALGKVVSVRYLSVAGTSNIKWSIASNKWDKLPKLTCLDVSRTDIGPSTVSRFLTSSQSLKVLCALNCHVLEEDTSFISSNRFKGKVILALFTNVFDGLASIFAGYTKKPKEIFSYWRELMKTTKHKAVDDIMLWSEWFISHTLLRTAECNPQGLDEFWLNQGAALLLTLMQSSQEDVQERSATGLATFVVIDDENASIDCGRAEAVMKDGGIRLLLELANSWREGLQSEAAKAIANLSVNANVAKSVAEEGGIRILAGLAKSMNRLVAEEAAGGLWNLSVGEEHKNAIARAGGVKALVDLIFRWPNGCDGVLERAAGALANLAADDKCSMEVATAGGVHALVMLARNCKYEGVQEQAARALANLAAHGDSNNNNAAVGQEAGALEALVQLTQSAHEGVRQEAAGALWNLSFDDKNRESIAAVGGVEALVVLAQSCSNASTGLQERAAGALWGLSVSEANSVAIGREGGVPPLIALARSEAEDVHETAAGALWNLAFNPGNALRIVEEGGVPALVHLCLSSVSKMARFMAALALAYMFDGRMEEYALMIGTSSSESTSKSISLDGARTMALKNIEAFVKTFMDPQIFAAAPVLSTPIMLAQVTERARIQEAGHLRCSGAEIGRFVTMLRNPNSTLKACAAFALLQFTIPGGRHAMHHASLMQNGGEARFLRSAAAAAKTPREAKIFVKIILRNLEHHQAESSI, from the exons ATGAGCCGTAGGGTAAGGAGAAAGTTGGAGGAGGGAAATGGGAAAGATAAGGTTGTTTTGCCAAGTTATCCTGAGACTAGCGATGAGGATTTAGTAGTAGTAGCTCCTGAGATTCTTCTTCATGGTTTTGTTGATTGGACTAGTCTGCCTTATGACACAGTGATTCagttgtttacttgtttgaaCTATCGTGATCGAGCTAGCTTGGCGTCAACTTGTAAGACGTGGAGAGGTCTTggtgcttcttcttgtttgtggAGTTCTTTGGATCTTCGTGCTCATAAGTTTGGTGCTACAATGGCGGCTTCTCTTGCTTCTAGGTGTGTTAATCTTCATAAGTTGAGGTTTCGTGGGATTGAATCAGCTGATTCCCTTATACATCTCAAAGCAAGGAATCTACTTGAAGTAAGCGGCGACTATTGCAGGAAGATCACAGATGCTACATTGTCAATGATCGTGGCACGTCATGAGGCACTTGAGAGTCTCCAACTTGGACCAGACTTTTGTGAGAAGATCACTAGTGATGCTATAAAAGCTGTAGCCTTTTGTTGTCCAAAGCTTAAAAAGCTTCGCCTTTCCGGGATTAGAGATGTTACTTCTGAAGCCATTGAAGCTCTGGCCAAACATTGTCCACGGCTCACTGATCTCGGGTTTTTAGATTGTCTAAACATCGATGAGGAGGCTCTGGGAAAAGTTGTATCTGTTCGGTACCTCTCTGTTGCTGGGACATCAAACATAAAATGGTCAATTGCATCGAATAAATGGGATAAGCTTCCGAAACTAACCTGTTTAGATGTCTCTAGGACTGACATTGGTCCCTCCACAGTTTCTAGGTTCTTGACATCGTCGCAGAGCTTAAAAGTATTGTGTGCTTTAAACTGTCATGTCCTCGAAGAGGATACAAGTTTCATCAGCTCCAACAGATTCAAAGGAAAAGTCATACTTGCTCTGTTCACTAACGTTTTCGATGGACTTGCTTCTATATTCGCCGGTTATACAAAGAAACCCAAGGAGATCTTTTCCTATTGGAGAGAATTGATGAAAACAACCAAGCATAAAGCCGTTGATGACATTATGCTTTGGAGCGAATGGTTTATCTCTCATACGCTTCTACGAACTGCAGAGTGTAATCCACAAGGATTGGATGAATTTTGGCTGAATCAAGGAGCCGCATTGCTGCTTACTTTAATGCAAAGCTCACAGGAAGATGTCCAAGAGAGATCAGCTACTGGACTTGCAACCTTTGTAGTTATTGATGATGAGAATGCTAGTATAGACTGTGGAAGAGCTGAAGCAGTTATGAAAGATGGAGGTATCCGTCTTCTTCTAGAACTTGCCAACTCATGGCGAGAAGGGCTTCAGTCAGAAGCTGCAAag GCTATTGCAAATTTGTCGGTAAATGCTAATGTTGCAAAGTCTGTTGCTGAAGAAGGAGGAATCAGAATTCTCGCTGGTTTGGCAAAGTCAATGAACAGACTTGTGGCTGAGGAAGCTGCTGGTGGTCTATGGAATCTCTCTGTCGGAGAAGAGCATAAG aATGCTATTGCTCGGGCTGGAGGAGTGAAGGCACTGGTCGACCTTATATTTAGATGGCCAAATGGCTGTGATGGAGTCTTG GAACGAGCTGCGGGAGCATTAGCAAACTTAGCAGCAGATGATAAATGCAGCATGGAAGTCGCAACAGCGGGAGGTGTACATGCTCTTGTGATGTTAGCTCGGAATTGCAAGTACGAGGGAGTGCAAGAACAG GCTGCTCGTGCTTTAGCTAATTTGGCTGCTCATGGAGATAGCAACAATAATAATGCTGCGGTTGGACAAGAAGCAGGTGCATTAGAAGCTCTTGTCCAACTTACACAATCGGCTCATGAAGGTGTTAGACAAGAAGCTGCTGGTGCGCTATGGAATTTGTCGTTTGATGATAAGAATCGAGAATCTATCGCTGCAGTTGGTGGCGTTGAAGCTTTG gTGGTACTCGCGCAGTCTTGTTCAAATGCATCAACAGGTCTTCAAGAAAGAGCTGCTGGTGCACTTTGGGGATTATCAGTTTCAGAAGCAAACAG TGTCGCGATTGGACGTGAAGGTGGGGTTCCACCACTTATTGCACTTGCACGGTCTGAAGCCGAG GATGTACATGAAACTGCAGCAGGAGCTCTATGGAATCTTGCTTTTAATCCTGGTAATGCACTCCGCATTGTTGAGGAAGGAGGAGTTCCAGCTCTTGTTCACTTGTGTTTGTCTTCCGTCTCAAAAATGGCTCGATTCATGGCTGCATTGGCTTTGGCATACATGTTTGATGGAAG GATGGAGGAATACGCTCTGATGATAGGAACTTCTTCATCAGAAAGCACATCTAAAAGCATTAGCTTAGATGGGGCAAGAACGATGGCTCTTAAAAACATTGAAGCTTTTGTTAAAACTTTCATGGATCCTCAAATCTTTGCAGCTGCTCCTGTTTTATCTACTCCTATTATGTTGGCACAAGTGACAGAGAGAGCTCGCATACAAGAAGCTGGGCACTTGAGATGCAG TGGGGCTGAAATTGGAAGATTTGTAACAATGTTGCGTAATCCTAATTCGACACTCAAAGCATGTGCTGCGTTTGCACTTCTTCAG TTTACAATACCAGGTGGTCGTCATGCAATGCATCACGCAAGCCTTATGCAGAATGGGGGAGAAGCAAGATTTCTTCGTTCTGCAGCAGCAGCTGCAAAAACGCCTCGTGAAGCTAAGATCTTTGTGAAGATTATCTTACGCAATCTCGAGCATCACCAAGCGGAATCTTCCATTTGA
- the LOC104784844 gene encoding B3 domain-containing protein REM22-like codes for MTTQGSNGDLIQKFFRVYIPNFTEDNMNLPFVSDTTSGMHLPQKVTVKSVSSGNIWRMEMTTNGESDALFLQDGWKKIVKDENITEPVFLVFEFDGSRLFHFCVYEHSTMCKRTRSLIEKEVIEVESEEETEDVNVESEKNTKGSPVDEYLDDELNSSFPVDMTQSRTRIPSLLIKDYKLTFPNLVTVRDKIGKLKRKILVWKNGSVYLSGLSSFIRRNHVKQGDKMFCELKMVDGYIGLVHEIKVHIIKG; via the exons ATGACGACTCAAGGTTCCAACGGAGATCTCATTCAGAAGTTCTTTAGGGTGTACATACCAAACTTCACCGAAGATAACATG AATCTACCTTTTGTTTCGGACACTACCTCAGGGATGCATCTTCCTCAGAAAGTGACAGTTAAAAGCGTGTCTTCGGGTAACATATGGAGGATGGAAATGACAACGAACGGTGAGAGTGACGCTCTGTTTCTCCAGGACGGATGGAAGAAGATCGTCAAGGACGAGAACATCACGGAGCCAGTTTTTTTGGTCTTCGAGTTCGATGGTTCTCGCTTGTTCCACTTCTGCGTGTACGAGCACAGTACCATGTGTAAGAGGACGAGATCTCTTATTGAAAAAGAAGTGATTGAAgtggagagtgaagaagaaactgaagatgTGAATGTGGAGAGTGAAAAGAACACAAAAGGGTCGCCAGTTGATGAATATCTAGACGACGAACTGAATTCGTCTTTTCCGGTTGATATGACTCAGTCAAGAACG CGCATACCGTCGCTACTTATAAAGGACTACAAGTTGACATTTCCAAACTTGGTTACTGTACGTGACAAGATTGGGAAATTAAAGAGGAAAATCTTGGTTTGGAAGAACGGATCTGTTTATCTCAGTGGACTCAGCAGTTTTATCCGAAGGAATCATGTGAAGCAAGGTGATAAAATGTTCTGCGAACTAAAGATGGTTGATGGTTATATCGGTCTTGTTCATGAAATCAAGGTCCATATTATCAAAGGCTGA
- the LOC104784845 gene encoding pentatricopeptide repeat-containing protein At2g44880-like — MMVYERETQPVWLPTARKCFNLLQQCHRHGRFSLLQIHAFMLRHAIETNVQIFTKFLVCSSSVVGITYARKLFDQRPHREDSFLCNSMIKAYLETRHYTDSFALYRDLRKEDTCFAPDNFTFTTLTKSCTLSLCVNQGLQLHSQIWRSGFCADMYVSTGVVDMYAKFGRMGCARNVFDEMPQRSEVSWTALICGYVRCGELDLASKLFDEMPQVKDVVIYNAMMDGYVKSGDMTSARRLFDEMTHRTVITWTTMIHGYCNNNDIESARLLFDAMPERNLVSWNTMIGGYCQNQKPLEAVRLFQEMQATTSLDPDDVTIVCVLPAISDMGALSLGEWCHHFVQRKKLDKKVKVCTAVLDMYSKCGEIEKAKRMFDEMPEKEVASWNAMIHGYALNGNARAALDLFLAMLKEVKPDEVTVLAVLSACNHGGLVEEGRKWFHVMREEFGLNAKIEHYGCMVDILGRAGNLDEAEDLITNMPFEPNGIILSSFLSACGQYKDIERAERILKKAVELEPQNDGNYVLLRNLYAADKRWDDFGMVKNMMRKNEAKKEVGCSLIEINYIVSEFISGDTAHPHRRSIHMVLEKLLMHMKEEEANW; from the coding sequence ATGATGGTATACGAGCGTGAAACTCAACCGGTATGGCTTCCGACTGCGAGAAAGTGTTTTAATCTTCTCCAACAATGTCACCGCCACGGCAGATTCTCACTTCTTCAGATTCATGCTTTCATGCTCCGCCACGCCATAGAGACCAACGTTCAAATCTTCACCAAGTTCTTGGTTTGTTCTTCGTCTGTTGTTGGGATTACTTATGCCCGTAAGTTGTTCGATCAAAGGCCTCACAGAGAAGACAGTTTCCTGTGTAACTCCATGATCAAGGCCTATCTTGAAACTCGTCATTACACTGATTCGTTTGCTCTTTACAGAGATCTTAGAAAGGAAGATACTTGTTTTGCTCCTGATAATTTTACTTTCACGACTTTGACAAAGTCGTGtactttgagtttgtgtgttaaCCAAGGTTTACAGTTGCATAGCCAGATTTGGAGATCTGGGTTTTGTGCAGATATGTATGTTTCGACTGGAGTTGTTGATATGTATGCCAAATTTGGGAGGATGGGGTGTGCGAGGAatgtgttcgatgaaatgcctcagAGAAGTGAGGTTTCTTGGACGGCTCTAATCTGTGGGTATGTTAGGTGTGGAGAGCTGGATTTGGCGAGTAAGCTCTTTGATGAGATGCCTCAAGTCAAGGACGTTGTGATATATAACGCAATGATGGATGGTTACGTTAAGTCTGGAGATATGACCTCTGCCAGAAGATTGTTTGATGAGATGACTCATAGAACTGTTATCACGTGGACCACTATGATACATGGTTACTGCAACAACAATGACATAGAATCTGCGAGGCTTTTGTTTGATGCTATGCCAGAAAGGAACTTAGTTTCTTGGAATACAATGATAGGAGGATACTGTCAGAATCAAAAACCTCTTGAAGCTGTAAGATTGTTTCAAGAAATGCAGGCAACCACCTCTCTAGATCCGGATGATGTGACTATTGTGTGTGTGCTACCAGCTATTTCTGACATGGGTGCTCTCAGTCTGGGTGAATGGTGTCACCATTTTGTGCAGAGGAAAAAGCTCGATAAGAAGGTGAAAGTGTGTACTGCAGTTCTTGATATGTACTCGAAATGTGGGGAGATAGAGAAGGCGAAAAGAATGTTTGATGAGATGCCAGAGAAAGAAGTAGCCTCTTGGAATGCTATGATACATGGGTATGCTTTGAATGGGAATGCACGTGCAGCTTTGGATCTATTCTTGGCAATGCTGAAAGAAGTAAAGCCAGATGAGGTCACAGTGCTTGCAGTTCTCTCAGCTTGTAACCATGGCGGATTAGTGGAGGAAGGAAGAAAGTGGTTCCACGTGAtgagagaagaatttggcctGAATGCTAAAATTGAGCACTATGGCTGTATGGTTGATATACTAGGCAGAGCAGGGAACCTAGACGAAGCAGAGGATTTGATTACAAACATGCCTTTTGAGCCAAACGGTATAATTCTAAGCTCTTTCTTGTCTGCATGTGGTCAATACAAGGATATAGAAAGGGCTGAGAGAATTCTGAAGAAGGCAGTCGAATTGGAGCCACAGAATGATGGGAATTATGTTCTGTTGAGGAACTTGTACGCTGCAGATAAAAGATGGGATGATTTCGGGATGGTGAAAAACATGATGAGGAAGAACGAAGCCAAGAAAGAGGTTGGTTGTAGCTTGATTGAGATAAATTATATCGTTTCTGAGTTTATATCAGGAGATACAGCCCATCCTCATCGGCGAAGCATACATATGGTTCTCGAGAAGCTGCTTATGCACATGAAAGAGGAGGAAGCCAACTGGTGA
- the LOC104784846 gene encoding probable ribosome biogenesis protein RLP24 yields the protein MRLVKCWFCSSTIYPGHGIQFVRNDAKIFRFCRSKCHKNFKMKRNPRKVKWTKAFRAAHGKDMTKDKTFEFEKKRNRPERYDRNVTENTLKAIKKIDKIRSAREAKHIENRLKPNKQKKFNEDTKELNNQISLVRAPGVSEKVKVVVPKEKSIQNEAMEE from the exons ATGAGATTGGTTAAGTGTTGGTTCTGCTCGTCCACAATATATCCTGGACATGGTATTCAGTTTGTCCGCAATGATGCCAag ATTTTCCGGTTCTGTAGGTCGAAATGTCacaaaaacttcaagatgaagaGAAACCCACGTAAAGTGAAATGGACTAAAGCATTCAGAGCGGCACATGGAAAGGACATGACTAAG GATAAAACATttgagtttgagaagaagagaaacagacCTGAGAGATATGACAGGAACGTAACAGAGAATACACTCAAGGCTATTAAGAAGATAGATAAGATCAGAAGCGCTAGAGAGGCCAAACATATTGAAAACAG GTTGAAGCCAAACAAACAGAAGAAATTCAATGAGGATACGAAGGAGCTAAACAACCAGATTAGTTTGGTCCGGGCTCCCGGAGTTTCAGAGAAGGTCAAAGTTGTTGTTCCCAAAGAGAAGTCTATTCAAAACGAAGCCATGGAAGAGTGA
- the LOC104784847 gene encoding UPF0565 protein C2orf69-like gives MERWSGVLNIPLDASTRNYYRVAASLCLSSSSSSKILTVPSANAIFFHGDRVQDTGSPVIERLYDLQKVAEIIVSKFGNSVNAWVVEASVFDGPFAIYKDFVPSVNQWGEPKSYLPTGFPASSSIVSFLSSCLHEAKKLILKEGKELCLIDQIASVHHCPRTIVLGFSKGGVVINQLMSEMSSLDINFAEPMSQHEKIQIIPASKESFLSSISQVHYIDVGLNSSGAYITDHNVVQRISQRIARRADSLRIVIHGTPRQWCDKQRGLIRKEKDELVSLLQAETENSGGKLQVLERFYFSGRLPDLQMHFEIIDAMDVS, from the exons ATGGAACGATGGTCCGGCGTTTTGAATATTCCGTTGGATGCTAGTACTAGAAACTACTACAGAGTTGCAGCATCTCTTTgcctttcttcatcttcttcttccaaaatcCTGACT GTGCCTTCTGCaaatgcaatattttttcaTGGGGACAGAGTTCAAGACACTGGTAGTCCTGTGATTGAGAGGCTCTATGATCTCCAGAAAGTAGCTGAGATCATTGTTTCTAAATTTGGTAACTCTGTTAATGCTTGGGTTGTTGAAGCTTCTGTCTTTGATGGACCATTTGCTATCTACAAGGACTTTGTTCCATCAGTGAATCAATGGGGAGAACCAAAATCTTATCTCCCAACTGGCTTCCCAGCTTCTTCATCCATTGTCTCCTTCTTATCTAGTTGCCTCCATGAG GCAAAGAAACTCATTTTGAAGGAAGGCAAAGAATTGTGTTTGATAGACCAGATTGCATCAGTTCATCACTGTCCCAGAACTATTGTTCTTGGGTTTAGCAAAGGTGGAGTTGTGATAAACCAGCTCATGAGTGAGATGAGTTCCTTGGATATAAACTTTGCCGAACCTATGAGCCAGCATGAAAAGATTCAGATCATTCCAGCCTCCAAAGAAAGCTTCCTCAGCAGTATTTCTCAAGTTCATTACATCGATGTAGGACTGAACTCTTCTGGTGCCTACATTACTGATCACAATGTCGTGCAGAGAATCTCCCAACGCATTGCACGACGAGCAGACTCGCTACGCATTGTCATTCATGGAACTCCTAGGCAGTGGTGTGATAAGCAGCGTGGCTTGATTCGCAAGGAAAAAGATGAGTTGGTTAGTTTGCTCCAAGCTGAAACTGAAAATTCCGGTGGGAAACTACAGGTCCTTGAAAGATTCTATTTTTCTGGTAGACTTCCTGATTTGCAAATGCATTTTGAGATCATTGATGCTATGGATGTCTCTTAA